One window of Flavobacteriales bacterium genomic DNA carries:
- the odhB gene encoding 2-oxoglutarate dehydrogenase complex dihydrolipoyllysine-residue succinyltransferase, with amino-acid sequence MANIEVKVPSPGESISEVRIAQWLVADGDVVKKDQVIAEIDSDKATLELSAEEGGKISLLAKADETVNVGDVVAKIDTSVKPAKKEVKEVNGAKEAKEEARSVDPPGRPAAETAAHATPVAKAVMAEKGIASDKVKGTGPNGRITRGDVEAYIAGGVSVGTLMNGWGGSRNSSRAKMSTLRKKVGERLVSVKNETAMLTTFNEVDMSAVMAVRNQYKDKFKEKHGVSLGFMSFFTKAVTEALRLFPNVNAQLDGEEVVSFDYADIGIAVSSPKGLMVPVVRNAEQMSLAEIEGAIKELAIKARDGKLSLAEMTGGTFTITNGGVFGSMLSTPIINPPQSAILGMHNIVERPVAVNGQVVIRPVMYVALSYDHRIIDGKESVSFLFKVKEMLEDPAKLVLGGKDPGAVLAGL; translated from the coding sequence ATGGCCAACATTGAAGTAAAAGTCCCCAGTCCCGGTGAAAGCATCAGCGAAGTGCGCATTGCGCAATGGCTGGTGGCCGATGGCGACGTGGTGAAAAAGGATCAAGTGATCGCCGAGATCGACAGCGATAAGGCGACCTTGGAGCTGAGCGCCGAGGAAGGCGGCAAGATCAGTTTGCTGGCCAAGGCCGATGAGACGGTGAACGTGGGTGATGTTGTTGCCAAGATCGATACAAGCGTGAAGCCCGCGAAGAAGGAGGTGAAGGAGGTGAATGGCGCGAAGGAGGCGAAGGAAGAAGCCCGTAGCGTCGACCCACCGGGTCGACCTGCTGCGGAAACCGCCGCCCACGCCACGCCCGTCGCCAAGGCCGTGATGGCCGAGAAAGGCATCGCCAGTGACAAGGTGAAAGGCACCGGACCGAACGGCCGCATCACGCGCGGTGATGTTGAAGCATACATCGCCGGTGGCGTATCGGTCGGCACATTGATGAACGGCTGGGGCGGAAGTCGCAACAGCAGCCGCGCCAAGATGAGCACCCTGCGCAAGAAGGTAGGCGAGCGCTTGGTGAGCGTGAAGAACGAAACGGCCATGCTCACCACTTTCAACGAGGTGGACATGAGCGCGGTGATGGCCGTTCGTAACCAGTACAAGGATAAGTTCAAGGAGAAGCACGGCGTAAGCCTCGGCTTCATGTCCTTCTTCACCAAAGCCGTTACGGAAGCTTTGCGCCTGTTCCCGAACGTGAACGCACAGCTGGACGGCGAGGAGGTCGTGAGTTTCGACTATGCGGACATCGGTATCGCGGTAAGCTCACCCAAGGGCCTGATGGTACCGGTGGTGCGCAACGCTGAGCAGATGAGCCTGGCCGAGATCGAAGGTGCGATCAAGGAACTCGCGATCAAGGCGCGCGACGGAAAGTTGAGCCTCGCCGAGATGACCGGTGGCACCTTCACCATCACCAACGGCGGCGTGTTCGGCAGCATGCTAAGCACGCCCATCATCAATCCGCCGCAGAGCGCGATCCTCGGCATGCACAACATCGTGGAGCGGCCGGTCGCCGTGAACGGACAGGTGGTGATCCGCCCGGTGATGTACGTGGCGCTGAGCTATGATCACCGCATCATCGACGGCAAGGAGAGCGTGAGCTTCCTCTTCAAGGTGAAGGAGATGCTTGAGGATCCCGCGAAGCTGGTGCTCGGTGGGAAGGATCCGGGTGCTGTACTTGCGGGGCTTTAG
- a CDS encoding 2-oxoglutarate dehydrogenase E1 component: protein MDKNTFLSNLDPASIDGVYQQYKTDPGSVSPDWARFFEGFDLARTRYPEMPGQTGSANGMDCGPSNENVAKEFKVIALINGYRERGHLFTHTNPVRERRTYTPPLELAYFGLSEDDLGTVFEAGSELGIGKATLAAILEHLKTTYCQSIGVEYRFIRDVDRVDWLQKRMEKDRNTPVFTLEEKKEILRKLDQAVVFERFLGKKFIGQKRFSLEGGETLIPALDTIIEHGADAHGINDVVIGMAHRGRLNVLANTFNKTYESIFADFEGRDFEDSFVEGDVKYHMGFNSCVVTNKGKGVNLILCPNPSHLESVGPVMQGISRALIEKDHAFVPEKLCPVIIHGDAAIAGQGVVYELVQMARLKPYSTGGTLHVVVNNQVGFTTNYVDGRSSTYCTDVAKVTQCPVFHVNGDDAEAVCHVMKLALDFRQHFQSDVFIDLLGYRRHGHNEGDEPKFTQPILYKAIATHKDPREIYREKLEASGTIEASLAEEMQERFNNMLQERLTDSKELPKAVITSFLADRWMGYERADDADLESSPETGVKKKLLLDIAAKLAEVPAGKKFFNKLERILHERAKMVAEDRLDWGMGELLAYGSLLCEGHSVRLTGQDVERGTFSHRHAVVKVEDSEEEYIHLKNLQEGQALMQVYNSPLNEYAVLGYEYGYAFATPASLTLWEAQFGDFVNGAQIIIDQYLSAAEEKWNAMNGLVMLLPHGYEGQGAEHSSGRMERFLQQCADANMILANPTTPANFFHLLRRQLAWKFRKPLVVFTPKSLLRHPKCVSTMDDLAKGRFQEVYDDPTADPKNVKTLILCSGKLYYELLERKEKVVADDVALVRIEQLHPLPEPQLEAVFARYANVEEVRWVQEEPENMGAWPYIFKHLHKVNGAPSVEALKFVARRASGAPATGSGVRSALQQQRILEDAFVDRPSAPVAKKAKTKVRA from the coding sequence ATGGACAAGAACACGTTCCTCAGTAATCTCGACCCTGCCTCAATTGACGGGGTGTATCAGCAGTACAAAACGGACCCCGGCTCCGTATCGCCTGATTGGGCGCGGTTCTTCGAAGGTTTCGACCTGGCCCGGACCCGTTATCCCGAAATGCCGGGACAGACAGGGTCCGCCAACGGCATGGACTGCGGGCCGAGCAATGAGAACGTGGCGAAGGAGTTCAAGGTGATCGCCCTGATCAACGGCTATCGTGAGCGTGGTCACCTCTTTACGCATACCAACCCCGTGCGTGAGCGGCGTACCTATACCCCCCCTTTGGAACTGGCTTATTTCGGGCTGTCCGAGGATGACCTCGGAACCGTGTTCGAGGCCGGGTCGGAGCTGGGCATCGGCAAGGCCACCCTGGCAGCCATCCTTGAGCATTTGAAGACCACGTATTGCCAAAGCATCGGTGTGGAGTACCGCTTCATCCGTGATGTGGACCGCGTAGATTGGCTGCAAAAGCGGATGGAAAAGGACCGCAACACTCCGGTCTTTACTTTGGAAGAGAAGAAGGAGATCCTGCGCAAGCTGGATCAGGCCGTGGTGTTCGAGCGTTTCCTCGGGAAGAAGTTCATCGGTCAGAAGCGTTTCAGCCTGGAAGGAGGCGAAACACTGATCCCTGCGTTGGACACCATCATCGAGCACGGCGCGGATGCGCACGGCATCAACGACGTGGTGATCGGCATGGCCCACCGGGGCCGTCTGAACGTGCTGGCCAACACCTTCAACAAGACCTACGAATCCATCTTCGCCGACTTCGAGGGCCGTGACTTCGAGGACAGTTTCGTGGAAGGCGATGTGAAATACCACATGGGCTTCAACAGCTGCGTGGTGACCAACAAGGGTAAAGGAGTGAACCTGATCCTGTGCCCCAACCCCAGCCACTTGGAAAGTGTGGGGCCGGTGATGCAGGGCATTTCGCGTGCGCTGATCGAAAAGGACCATGCGTTCGTGCCTGAAAAGCTGTGCCCCGTGATCATTCACGGCGATGCCGCGATCGCTGGCCAAGGCGTGGTCTATGAACTGGTGCAGATGGCGCGATTGAAGCCGTACAGCACCGGTGGCACCCTGCATGTGGTGGTGAACAACCAGGTGGGCTTCACTACCAACTACGTCGATGGGCGCAGCAGTACGTATTGCACCGACGTTGCCAAGGTGACGCAATGCCCGGTGTTCCATGTGAACGGCGACGATGCGGAGGCCGTATGCCACGTGATGAAGCTCGCGCTCGATTTCCGGCAGCATTTCCAAAGCGACGTCTTCATCGACCTGCTGGGCTACCGCAGGCACGGACACAACGAAGGCGACGAGCCGAAGTTCACCCAGCCCATCCTCTACAAGGCCATCGCCACGCACAAGGACCCGCGGGAGATCTACAGGGAAAAGCTGGAGGCCAGTGGCACCATTGAGGCCAGTTTAGCGGAGGAGATGCAGGAGCGCTTCAACAACATGTTGCAGGAGCGCCTCACGGATTCCAAGGAACTGCCCAAGGCCGTGATCACCTCATTCCTCGCGGACCGCTGGATGGGCTACGAGCGCGCCGATGATGCCGACCTGGAAAGTTCGCCGGAGACCGGTGTGAAAAAGAAATTGTTACTGGACATCGCGGCCAAGCTTGCCGAGGTGCCGGCGGGGAAGAAGTTCTTCAACAAGCTGGAGCGCATCCTGCATGAGCGCGCCAAGATGGTGGCCGAGGACCGCTTGGACTGGGGCATGGGTGAACTGCTCGCGTACGGGTCCTTGCTCTGTGAAGGACATTCCGTCCGCCTCACCGGGCAGGACGTGGAGCGCGGGACTTTCAGCCATCGGCACGCCGTGGTGAAAGTGGAGGACAGTGAAGAGGAATACATCCACCTGAAGAACTTGCAGGAAGGACAGGCCCTGATGCAGGTCTACAACTCGCCGTTGAACGAATACGCGGTGTTGGGTTACGAATACGGCTACGCCTTCGCCACGCCTGCCAGCCTCACCTTGTGGGAGGCGCAGTTCGGCGACTTCGTGAACGGGGCACAGATCATCATCGACCAGTACCTCAGCGCCGCCGAGGAGAAGTGGAACGCCATGAACGGTCTGGTGATGCTGTTGCCGCACGGCTACGAGGGTCAGGGCGCGGAGCACAGCAGCGGGCGCATGGAGCGTTTCCTGCAACAGTGCGCGGACGCCAACATGATCCTGGCCAACCCCACCACGCCGGCGAACTTCTTCCACCTGCTGCGCCGCCAGCTTGCGTGGAAATTCCGTAAGCCCTTGGTGGTCTTTACACCGAAGAGCCTGTTGCGCCATCCCAAGTGCGTGAGCACCATGGATGATCTGGCGAAGGGTCGCTTCCAAGAGGTGTATGACGATCCGACGGCAGATCCAAAGAACGTAAAGACCTTGATCCTCTGCTCCGGCAAGCTCTACTACGAACTGCTGGAGCGCAAGGAGAAGGTGGTGGCTGACGATGTTGCCTTGGTGCGCATCGAACAGTTACACCCGCTGCCGGAACCGCAGCTCGAAGCGGTCTTCGCGCGCTATGCGAATGTTGAGGAAGTGCGCTGGGTGCAGGAGGAGCCGGAGAACATGGGCGCTTGGCCGTACATCTTCAAGCACCTGCACAAAGTGAACGGGGCGCCGTCGGTGGAAGCATTGAAGTTCGTTGCCCGACGTGCAAGCGGGGCACCTGCCACCGGAAGCGGCGTACGTAGCGCATTGCAGCAACAGCGGATCCTGGAAGATGCGTTCGTCGATAGACCTTCCGCACCAGTGGCGAAAAAAGCGAAGACGAAAGTGCGTGCTTGA
- a CDS encoding TIGR01777 family protein: MTTILITGGSGLVGSHLTKLLLGEGFAVRHLSRSAKPDAPVPTFEWNIAKGFIDPRALENVDHIIHLSGVGIADERWTEERMRVLYSSRVDAAALLHREMGMAGAWPKSFISASGINYYGTHTSDQVFNEEDPPANDTLGKLCQSWEGAANDWAAQCRVVTLRTSVVLAREGGALSKLAGPARWGLASPLGHGRQWMPWVHIDDLARAYLHVIRNAEMHGAYNIAAPEDVRNREMMREVAHALHHPYLFPAVPRFVLRAMLGELSSMVLEGSRVSNAKLVASGFEFRHPELKEALKGLLQ, encoded by the coding sequence ATGACCACCATCCTCATCACCGGAGGTAGCGGACTTGTCGGCAGCCACCTAACGAAGCTCTTACTGGGCGAAGGCTTTGCGGTGCGGCATCTCAGCCGCAGTGCGAAGCCGGATGCGCCGGTGCCCACGTTCGAGTGGAACATCGCGAAAGGCTTCATCGATCCCCGTGCATTGGAGAATGTGGACCACATCATCCACCTCAGCGGCGTGGGCATCGCGGACGAACGGTGGACAGAGGAGCGAATGCGCGTACTGTACTCCAGTCGCGTGGATGCCGCTGCATTATTGCACCGCGAAATGGGAATGGCCGGGGCTTGGCCCAAGAGTTTTATCAGCGCGAGCGGGATCAACTATTACGGCACTCATACTTCGGACCAGGTCTTCAACGAGGAGGACCCGCCTGCGAACGACACCTTGGGAAAGCTGTGCCAGTCGTGGGAAGGAGCGGCGAACGACTGGGCCGCACAATGCCGCGTGGTGACCCTGCGCACATCAGTGGTTCTTGCCCGCGAAGGTGGCGCGCTATCGAAGCTCGCTGGTCCCGCTCGCTGGGGCCTGGCTTCACCGCTCGGCCACGGAAGGCAATGGATGCCGTGGGTCCACATCGATGACCTTGCACGTGCTTACCTGCATGTGATCAGGAATGCGGAGATGCATGGCGCCTACAACATTGCCGCGCCGGAGGATGTGCGCAACCGCGAGATGATGCGCGAGGTGGCCCATGCGCTACATCACCCGTACCTCTTTCCTGCCGTGCCGCGCTTTGTACTGCGCGCCATGCTGGGCGAACTCAGTTCGATGGTCTTGGAAGGGTCGCGGGTATCGAACGCCAAGCTGGTCGCGAGCGGATTTGAATTCCGGCATCCGGAGCTAAAAGAGGCGTTGAAGGGGTTGCTTCAATAG
- a CDS encoding polyprenyl synthetase family protein — protein sequence MTQHRKLIDGHITAWVNALPKGGLYTPMGYLMGLPAKRVRPALVLMGCELFDGRAEDALDEALGIELFHNFTLMHDDIMDAAPLRRGQPTVHEKWNVNTAILSGDAMLVKAYQLMAKRPDVSAIFSRYALEVCEGQQLDMEFERRDDVTTAEYTAMIRQKTAVLLACALRVGAAVAGASKEDSDRIGAFGEHTGLAFQLRDDLLDAFGDPAKTGKQQGGDLRAGKKTFLLIRGLELSATNKRNELQKELAKPADQRDVPRMLQALEELGVRDEAEHAIQAEDRKAVQALDAIAVPEERKEPLRALSAQLMARSY from the coding sequence TGCCTTGCCGAAAGGGGGGCTTTATACGCCGATGGGCTACCTCATGGGCTTACCGGCAAAACGTGTGCGACCGGCGTTGGTATTGATGGGCTGCGAGCTTTTCGACGGTCGTGCGGAAGATGCGCTGGACGAGGCCTTGGGCATCGAGCTCTTCCACAATTTTACGCTGATGCACGACGACATCATGGACGCCGCACCCTTACGCCGCGGACAGCCCACCGTGCATGAAAAGTGGAACGTGAACACAGCCATCCTCAGCGGCGACGCCATGTTGGTGAAGGCCTATCAGCTGATGGCGAAGCGCCCCGACGTGTCCGCGATCTTCAGCCGGTACGCGCTGGAAGTGTGCGAAGGGCAGCAGCTCGACATGGAATTTGAGCGCCGCGATGATGTCACTACGGCTGAATACACTGCGATGATCCGCCAGAAGACGGCGGTGCTATTGGCCTGCGCATTGCGCGTAGGTGCTGCGGTCGCGGGTGCAAGCAAGGAGGACAGTGATCGCATCGGCGCGTTCGGAGAACACACTGGCCTCGCCTTCCAATTGCGCGATGATCTGCTCGATGCTTTTGGTGATCCCGCCAAGACCGGCAAGCAACAGGGCGGTGATCTGCGCGCAGGGAAGAAGACCTTCTTGCTGATCCGTGGTCTGGAGCTTAGCGCGACAAATAAGCGGAACGAGCTGCAAAAAGAATTAGCCAAGCCTGCCGATCAACGCGATGTGCCGCGCATGTTGCAAGCACTGGAAGAATTGGGTGTACGGGACGAGGCTGAACACGCCATACAAGCCGAGGACCGGAAGGCCGTGCAAGCGCTGGATGCGATCGCGGTGCCGGAGGAGCGGAAGGAGCCGTTGCGTGCGCTATCGGCGCAGTTGATGGCGCGGAGCTACTGA